One genomic window of bacterium includes the following:
- a CDS encoding DNA methyltransferase → MEPKDYKNRSYLSAIEAAKFLGISVEILHKLAKSQIIKAQIAASQQMRFDLAELKRYETNFKPKIETNKIDIDTANVIEINETIQKIFVKNSMRMDELEDNSIHLMITSPPYFDTKMYSKEPIENDLGNIHNVDEWFEKINEVWKEVYRVLQPGRKAFINIMNLPVRCENGGFRTLNLVGRTIDTCEKIGFIFKRDIIWHKTNAVRAHFGTYPYPGGILINNMHEFILEFDKPEKKGFKKYSHLTKEQKEQSKLDKEFWLSLKKSDVWLMKPQGSGDRRNHIAPFPYELPYRLIKAFSYISETILDPFVGSGTTLLAAADLKRNGIGYEINPEIVFESVKSLRQYQMRLL, encoded by the coding sequence ATGGAACCAAAAGACTATAAGAACAGAAGTTACCTTTCAGCAATAGAAGCAGCTAAATTTTTAGGTATTTCTGTTGAAATACTTCATAAGCTTGCTAAAAGCCAGATTATTAAGGCACAAATTGCAGCCAGTCAACAGATGCGCTTTGATTTAGCTGAGTTAAAAAGATATGAAACAAATTTTAAACCCAAAATTGAAACAAATAAGATAGATATTGATACGGCAAATGTTATTGAAATAAATGAGACAATCCAAAAGATTTTTGTCAAAAATTCTATGAGAATGGATGAGTTGGAGGATAATAGTATTCATTTGATGATTACTTCGCCTCCATATTTTGATACAAAAATGTATTCAAAAGAACCTATTGAAAATGACCTTGGTAATATTCATAATGTTGATGAATGGTTTGAAAAAATAAACGAGGTATGGAAAGAAGTCTATAGAGTTTTACAACCTGGAAGAAAAGCATTTATAAATATCATGAACCTTCCTGTCCGATGTGAAAATGGAGGTTTTAGAACATTAAATCTAGTAGGTAGAACAATAGATACCTGCGAAAAAATAGGGTTCATATTTAAAAGGGATATAATATGGCATAAGACAAATGCTGTGAGGGCTCATTTTGGAACATATCCATATCCGGGTGGTATTTTAATAAATAATATGCACGAATTTATCCTTGAGTTTGATAAACCCGAGAAGAAGGGTTTTAAGAAATATAGCCATCTGACCAAGGAACAAAAAGAGCAATCAAAATTAGATAAAGAATTTTGGCTATCCTTAAAAAAGAGTGATGTTTGGTTAATGAAACCCCAGGGCAGCGGCGATAGACGGAATCACATTGCTCCCTTTCCCTATGAATTGCCTTATAGGTTGATTAAGGCATTTAGTTATATAAGCGAGACAATTCTTGACCCCTTTGTTGGCTCTGGGACTACACTTTTGGCAGCAGCAGATTTAAAACGAAACGGCATTGGTTATGAGATAAATCCAGAAATCGTTTTTGAATCAGTAAAAAGTTTAAGGCAATATCAAATGAGGTTGTTATAG
- a CDS encoding PIN domain-containing protein, whose amino-acid sequence MGIKRIIKRHRRIMFDTADPIIAEKAAELRAQYGITTPDAIQFAIGIENNGTLFVTNDKNLKKIKEIEVLAEYL is encoded by the coding sequence ATGGGAATAAAGAGAATAATCAAACGACATAGAAGAATAATGTTTGATACTGCAGACCCAATAATTGCAGAAAAAGCAGCAGAATTAAGGGCACAATATGGAATAACAACACCTGATGCTATACAATTTGCAATAGGAATAGAAAACAACGGAACTCTTTTTGTAACCAATGATAAGAACTTAAAGAAAATTAAGGAAATAGAGGTATTAGCAGAATATTTATAG